The window GCGTCCGGCTAACGCAAGCCCGGCCGTTCCCGCTGCCGGCCATGTCCGCGTCACCTGGATCAGATTGTCCACGCGCGGATTGCGCATTCCGGCCGGGCCTTGGGTGCTGTACAGCGCCCGCGCCAGGACCAACGGCACCCTTGCGGTGTATGCCGATGGCCGGCTGGTGGCTCGGGCGCAGGAACAGGGCCCGCTGTGGAACAGCCTGTTCACGCCGCTATGGGCGTCCCTGGACAGCGGCGCCGGCGACGCGCCGCCGGCCGAGGTCCTGATCCGCCTGGAACACACCGCCGGCACGCGGGTCGCGCTTGCCTCGTTTTGGCTGGGGAGTGCCGACGCGCTGCGCGGAAGCTACTACCTGCGCCAGTGGCTGCAGCGGGAGCTCCCGGCGACCGTCGGCGCGGCGTTTCTCGCGGTGGGCATCTTCGCGTTGTTCGTGTGGTTCAGGCGCCGCCACGAAACCGGCTATCTGCTGTTTTTCAACCTCGCCGCCACCGCGTTCGTCGCACATCTGCACTACTACGTCAGCTTGCCGGTCACCGGCGACTGGTTTGCCTGGCTGACGATCGACTCGCCCTTCTGGCTGATCGCGGTCGTGCATTTCTACCTTCGCCTGCTGCACGGCCGTGCGCTCAAGGGGCTGACCATCGCCGTGGTCGGCATCACCGCGCTGGTCACCGTCCTGACACTGCCGTTCGTGGCGGTATTGCCGGTGCTGCCGGATGTGCCCGTCATCGTTCCCGCGATCTATGCCGTTGCCTTGCTGATGGCCGCGGCGGTCGGCGGCGTGGGCCTCTTCAGCGCGTGGCGCCGCTCCGGCGAGGCACGGTTCATCGCGGCGGGCATGGCGCTGTGCGTGCTGCTCGGCATGTCCGACTGGATGCTGTACAACAATGTCGTCAGCCTGGAGGGCTGGTTCCTCGGGGCCTATACCAATGCCGCCACGTTCGGCACCTTCGCCATCCTGATGTACCGGCGCTACGTCGGCGCCATCGAAGAGGTCGAGCAGGTCAACGCCAGCCTTGCGCAACGCCTGAATGCGCGCGAAGCCGAACTCGAACTCAGCCATCAGCAGCTGCGCGAAGCGGAGCGGCGGCAAACGATCAGCAATGAGCGCCAGCGCCTGATGCAGGACATGCACGACGGACTCGGCTCGTCCCTCATCAGCGCGATTCGCTCCGTCGAGCGTGGCGACGCGAGCGACATCAGGGTCTCGCAGATCCTCAAGCATTGTCTCGACGACCTCAAGCTGACCATCGATTCGATGGAGCCGGTCGAAGCCGACTTGCTGCTGCTCCTGGCGACCCTGCGGTTCCGGCTGGAACCGCGGCTGGAGGGCACGGGCATTGCGCTGCGGTGGGAGGTCCGGGAGCTGCCCACGCTGGCTTGGCTCGATCCCAGCAGCGCGCTGCATATCCTGCGCATCGTGCAGGAAAGCATCGCCAATATCCTGCACCACACCCGTGCCAGCGAAGTCCGGGTCAGCACGGCACTCGAGCGGGAAGGCGTTCAGGTCACCGTCGAGGACAACGGTCAGGGCTTCGACGTCGAAGGCGTCTTGGGGAGCACGGCGGGACGCGGCCTCGCCAACCAGCAGCGTCGTGCCCAGGCCGTCGGCGGCACGGTTTCCTGGCGTTCCGGAGCCACTGGGACGCGCTTCACGCTCTGGCTGCCGCTGGAGCGCAACGCGTGCGAAACATGAGGTGAATTGGCGATATTGGGGTAATCTTGCGCAGTCCCGTTTTGCCTCCGGATCGCCATTCATGCGCTCGAACCGCATCGCCCACAACCGATTCGATGTTTCCGGGCTGCCGCCACAGCAGCAGTTGTTAGCCTATTGGGAGCAGCTTGGCCATGTTATCGAGGTGGTGCCGTCGCTCGAGCAGATCGGACAGCCCTTTGCCTGCATCAACGACCGCTACGAAATCGGCGAATTTCGTATCAGCGACACCTTTACGGACTCTGTCGTATTCGAACGCACGATCACACGCATTTCGCGCGATAACGTACGCGGCATCGGTTTTACCATCTTCTTGGACGGTGAAGCGCATTCGGCAATTACGCACGCCGGGAGGCGCGAGTCCACATTATGCGCAGGCAGCGTGCTCGCCACCGACCTCGATCAACCGTCACGCGTCGTGCGGCAGGCGTGCCGGTACATTACGCTCGTTGTGCCCCGCAACTTGCTCGAACACGTATTCTCCGACCCGGGAGCGATACACGGCCGCGTGCTCGACCCGCGCAAGCTTGGCACGCGGCTGATCGTCCAGCATGCCAGAACGCTTGTCGAGAACTTCCGGTATATGGCGTTCGAGAACGCTCATCGCAGTCTCACCGACCTCGTTCAACTGATCGCAGCCGCCTTCGGGGAAGAGGCGGGTTTGATTGGCAATAAGCGGGCCGTCAGCCGAGCGTTGATGTTCGATCATGTGCGACGCTATGTTCGTGCCAACCTGCAGGAATGCGAACTATCACCCGAGAGCGTAATTGAATCGCTAGGGCTCCCGCGCAGTACGATTTATCGGCTGTTCGAACATGAAGGCGGACTTGGTGCTTACATCCGCCATCTTCGCTTGCGCACCGCCGCAGACGATCTCATTCGAATTCCTACCATTGCAATCAAAGACATCGGCTATTCAGTCGGCTTCAAAAGCGCTGCCCACTTTACGCGCGCCTTCCAGGGCGCCTATGAGATCACACCCAAAGAACTGCGTCTGAATAACTACCGATATCTCCACACCGAATAACCGGTGGTATTGGCGCCTGTTATTGCCTATCGATAGAACGGGTCGCAGGAATGGCTGCCGATCAGCGCCGGGATCTGCGAAAGGCACCAGTATGTCCAGCCTTAGATGCTCCCGAGCAGAAATCGGGAAGCGCGTCTGGTCGAGCGAAGTAGATAGCAACGCAGACAGCCTCCACGATTTTCGGAGCGGTTCAGTTTGTAGGGATTTGCTGATTTTTTAGTCAGGCATTCGAAGAGAACTCTCTCAGCCTCGGCGGCCCGTGCCCCGGCGTAGCCGCGCAAGGCTAGCCGGCCTCCTTCAAGCGACGACTGCCTTGCGCAATGTCGATTGCGGTCATCTTCATCAGTTCGAGGACATCACCAAGGTCAGGCAACCTGAGACTGCCACGCCCGATGAAAATCAACACGCCTTCGAGTTGGGTCACGATGAGCGTCGCACGCGCCAGACATTCGCGCGCCGTAGCCGTTCGATCAATTTCGCGCACCAAATCCACGTAGATCGCACGGTACGCGAAGTACGCCCTCTTCAGCAGCTCCTGGGTCATTTCAGAGCGCCCTGTAACCGATAACATCTCGAGCCAAAAACGGCAGACACGTGGATCGCAATTCTCCTCGAACACATCCTCGATTAATTCGCAAAGCCGTTGCAATGGCGGCTTGTCACTTGGCCTTCCCATGTCCGCGTATCGATCGAGATACGTGTTCATGAGCGCGCCTACCGTGAAGTTGAAAAGACCCTCACGTGTCGGGAAATAGTGTTGCAGTGCTGACGGCAGCAACCCCAACTCGCGGGCGATGCGCGCCTGAGTAAAGTTCGCATAACCCTCGGATGCGAATACATTGGCAGCGGTAGTCACGATCTCATTGATCTTCGCCTCTCGGCGCTTCGCCTGCATCGTTGGTCTGCTATAAAGAGCATCTTTGCCCTTGCGGTGCACAGTCAATTCGAGGCCACCTTGCAGCACGTAAATATCTGACCCGAATACTGCAGCGTGCAACTGTCCTGCCCCTGCCCTGTCGGATGGCACTTTTTTGACTGCGTCGAGGTAGTCAAGCTCAGCGTGGTTTCCTGCGAGAGCCTGCTTCCCTGAGAGTCCGGCGATCTTCTGCATGTAGCGCTTTGCGGTGCGCGCGAATGCCGCGTTATCCTTCTCAGACTCACCGCTTTCGCGCTCGAATAGCATCATGCCGCCCGCCAGAGCGGCAAGTGCAAACGCGCGGACATGGCATTCGTCTTTTGTGAATGTTTGATGGATTTGCTTGATGAGGCCGGCGATACCATCGAGATACTGCGAATAAATGTCACCCATCAATTCAGCAGCATAGGGTTCGCGATGCCCGAATGCCCACGCTTCAATGAGGAAACTCGTCAGCTTGGTCTCGTAGATATCAAGAAAGATACGCTCCGCTAACGCTGAGTAGCGAGTCGAAGCATTTTCTCCTTGCCTATTGATCAGTTCCGCGTAGCGCTCCAACGTCTCACGCATGCCCAATTCGAGAGTCACTCGCAGCAATTCTTCCTTGGTTCGAAAGTAATACTGCAGATTTCCTAGCGTAATCCCGACTCGCGCGGCCACACGGCGTGACGAAAAAGTTGCGTACCCATCCTCTTCGAAGACCTCTCGGGCTGCCCGCACAATCTCGGCGAGACGAAGTTCCCCCTTGCTCCGCTGCGCCCGCGTGATATCGGGCACGGTGAGACTGACCTCGACGGGCGTCGGCACCACTGGCGACATTGTCTTGCTCGACACGCTAGCCCCTCCAACAAAGGCAATACTTTGAATTTATTGTAGGTCACGGCACCAGGGAATGGAAACCTCCTTCGGTGACGCTGCCGGACGCGCCATACGTGGTGATGCTTTTCTGTTCCGACACTTTCTTAAGGGTTAAATCAAGCGCGCACATGCGATTCCGGTAACCCTTCTGGCCGTGACAGGCATGACCTGAGGGCTCCGGCGCCATTCCGCATCTGCGACGCGACCCACCGCGTCACGTCATACAGATAGGTGTTTTCACTCTATTTTCCACCTTGTTTTTAGGTCACTCACACACTAATCTTAGGTCAAAGAACCGGATATTTTTGGTCACATTGCACTGACAATTAGGTCGCAACG is drawn from Trinickia violacea and contains these coding sequences:
- a CDS encoding helix-turn-helix domain-containing protein; the encoded protein is MRSNRIAHNRFDVSGLPPQQQLLAYWEQLGHVIEVVPSLEQIGQPFACINDRYEIGEFRISDTFTDSVVFERTITRISRDNVRGIGFTIFLDGEAHSAITHAGRRESTLCAGSVLATDLDQPSRVVRQACRYITLVVPRNLLEHVFSDPGAIHGRVLDPRKLGTRLIVQHARTLVENFRYMAFENAHRSLTDLVQLIAAAFGEEAGLIGNKRAVSRALMFDHVRRYVRANLQECELSPESVIESLGLPRSTIYRLFEHEGGLGAYIRHLRLRTAADDLIRIPTIAIKDIGYSVGFKSAAHFTRAFQGAYEITPKELRLNNYRYLHTE
- a CDS encoding TetR/AcrR family transcriptional regulator; translation: MSSKTMSPVVPTPVEVSLTVPDITRAQRSKGELRLAEIVRAAREVFEEDGYATFSSRRVAARVGITLGNLQYYFRTKEELLRVTLELGMRETLERYAELINRQGENASTRYSALAERIFLDIYETKLTSFLIEAWAFGHREPYAAELMGDIYSQYLDGIAGLIKQIHQTFTKDECHVRAFALAALAGGMMLFERESGESEKDNAAFARTAKRYMQKIAGLSGKQALAGNHAELDYLDAVKKVPSDRAGAGQLHAAVFGSDIYVLQGGLELTVHRKGKDALYSRPTMQAKRREAKINEIVTTAANVFASEGYANFTQARIARELGLLPSALQHYFPTREGLFNFTVGALMNTYLDRYADMGRPSDKPPLQRLCELIEDVFEENCDPRVCRFWLEMLSVTGRSEMTQELLKRAYFAYRAIYVDLVREIDRTATARECLARATLIVTQLEGVLIFIGRGSLRLPDLGDVLELMKMTAIDIAQGSRRLKEAG
- a CDS encoding sensor histidine kinase → MALLIGVGVWYTHAGRTQPAGTAAVHLTQADWQVTDAPDFSAPPHVLDSRTLPDSWRHVTLPSDLPDAAGRPANASPAVPAAGHVRVTWIRLSTRGLRIPAGPWVLYSARARTNGTLAVYADGRLVARAQEQGPLWNSLFTPLWASLDSGAGDAPPAEVLIRLEHTAGTRVALASFWLGSADALRGSYYLRQWLQRELPATVGAAFLAVGIFALFVWFRRRHETGYLLFFNLAATAFVAHLHYYVSLPVTGDWFAWLTIDSPFWLIAVVHFYLRLLHGRALKGLTIAVVGITALVTVLTLPFVAVLPVLPDVPVIVPAIYAVALLMAAAVGGVGLFSAWRRSGEARFIAAGMALCVLLGMSDWMLYNNVVSLEGWFLGAYTNAATFGTFAILMYRRYVGAIEEVEQVNASLAQRLNAREAELELSHQQLREAERRQTISNERQRLMQDMHDGLGSSLISAIRSVERGDASDIRVSQILKHCLDDLKLTIDSMEPVEADLLLLLATLRFRLEPRLEGTGIALRWEVRELPTLAWLDPSSALHILRIVQESIANILHHTRASEVRVSTALEREGVQVTVEDNGQGFDVEGVLGSTAGRGLANQQRRAQAVGGTVSWRSGATGTRFTLWLPLERNACET